A genomic segment from Spongiibacter sp. IMCC21906 encodes:
- a CDS encoding tetratricopeptide repeat protein → MKYWNSGKQRLLILTGLAFLSGGSLAETALYQTDHKLAANYQLVAEEPGESYMRRGHALRHANNWRGALQEYQAAHDVSPNLHEALFWQAEALLKLNNIAAAHEHLQRFLQKVPGSAKGWMLMAAVCKAQKDYSAGVYALEQTIRLDDNAPLKAFLNRAYLQVKAGEKVNRIFFGLDQALIRFPNNVAVLNRAIALAGDHQAWARADFYWQQVPAEVQQQANWLLRRAQMSAARGDERNAEEYAKESLSAWQTLPKTKQKSAAMRELKGRIDSVLVAQE, encoded by the coding sequence ATGAAGTATTGGAATTCGGGTAAACAACGGTTGTTAATATTGACCGGGTTGGCTTTTTTGAGTGGCGGAAGCTTGGCTGAAACGGCCCTCTATCAAACGGATCATAAGCTCGCTGCTAATTATCAGCTTGTAGCCGAGGAGCCTGGTGAATCGTATATGCGACGTGGTCATGCGCTGCGTCACGCAAATAACTGGCGCGGCGCGCTGCAAGAATATCAAGCGGCCCATGATGTCAGTCCAAATTTACATGAAGCGTTGTTTTGGCAGGCAGAGGCGTTACTAAAGTTGAATAACATCGCGGCTGCGCATGAGCATCTTCAGCGCTTCTTACAGAAGGTGCCGGGTTCTGCTAAAGGCTGGATGTTAATGGCCGCAGTGTGTAAAGCACAAAAAGATTATTCGGCCGGAGTCTATGCCCTTGAGCAAACGATACGGCTGGATGATAACGCGCCGTTAAAAGCGTTTTTGAATCGAGCGTACCTGCAAGTGAAAGCGGGCGAAAAAGTAAATCGTATTTTCTTTGGCTTAGATCAAGCCCTCATTCGCTTCCCCAATAATGTTGCTGTGCTCAACCGAGCCATTGCGCTTGCTGGAGATCATCAAGCGTGGGCGCGGGCTGATTTTTACTGGCAGCAGGTGCCCGCAGAGGTTCAACAGCAAGCGAATTGGCTACTGCGCCGCGCCCAAATGAGTGCCGCGAGGGGCGACGAGCGCAATGCAGAGGAGTATGCCAAAGAAAGCTTAAGCGCTTGGCAAACCCTTCCTAAAACAAAGCAGAAAAGTGCAGCCATGCGAGAGTTGAAGGGCCGCATTGATAGTGTGTTAGTGGCGCAGGAATAG
- the mscK gene encoding mechanosensitive channel MscK has product MSTVLFRLLSLVLLLSLLPMAGAEAQTGAFSLPNIGDLQKKLSGAGPEQGDSQSESKSDKPGGNTPEREQLEQTLALRQEIEANREQIESLNARKQQAPMERNRLQKQLNQARQDRERDWQSRYQGLSLEALGEALGQQLDALEENQQTLAKVSGELTRAQTLPERAQSTISDSLARTDDIRRRLNQENEALADVEETQLRTELIALEVRIELRNQELSVASTLEELARLRKRILEAQTQVIQARLDALQSMIHERRDESLSAEIGSDQLDLSESLAGNPKLKAARSANDELREQLKNTANDVSTLIREVIDAETLLDRTRALSSTVNDQIQMLDGSLLLSRILYEQQKSLPQFKAREGLEKQITEARLIRFDIRQKLQELESQNTTLADNLDLDEEQQQQLRNGLQRLADNRVDLLNQLDQELGRKLNILVRLNLSQEQLSKLTNSLHNAISEQTFWMPSTQPLSLTWFVAFPGQVVKQVESVPWQRMKENGIEIVQEKWHWLFLPIILASGLLLLRPRLHRQIKALNGDIGYLRRDSQRHTPLAIFYTVILCAPGPLLLSLLGWELWVQSGTLSTVLGAALVKIALLWLVFELCYRLLAGDGIAQRHFSWSVDSNRQLRRRLLAVGLTMVPMTLVIAFGQEWPAQLSNDRIGLVTIVAGLVVIGVMLTRAVLAYPVQNHSRTLRSGAICLSAGIPLVLVGLIVVGYYFTSVRLSGRMIDTFYFALLWLLVDATAVRGLAVAAQRLAYKRAVAERKAEPKDTVEGVEVEEPQLDLHQVNQQSLRLLRLGLLVLFGVLLYWVWADVINAFSYTNTIVLWESTEGSGINATTSPISLGDVMTALAIGVGTVILVGNLPGLLEVLLLSRLSLKQGANYAITTLLSYTIVVIGVIITLGALGLSWSKLQWLVAALGVGLGFGLQEIFANFISGIIILFERPVRIGDVITIGELSGTVSRIRIRATTIIDFDRKEIIIPNKVFVTERLVNWSLSDTVTRATLKVGFAYGSDLQDCHDVLAKAAADNARVLRDPEPLILFMAFGASTLDHELRVYIGEIGDILFAINELNRAIDANARELGVEIAFNQLDIHLRSTAEGVSLNGVTTEAESQSTAHYHDEQKASSRSAPGEGDD; this is encoded by the coding sequence GTGTCTACCGTATTATTTCGTTTGTTATCGCTGGTTTTGTTGCTATCGCTGCTGCCAATGGCTGGGGCGGAAGCGCAGACTGGTGCGTTTTCGTTGCCGAATATTGGCGACCTGCAAAAGAAGTTGTCTGGGGCAGGCCCTGAGCAAGGTGACAGCCAGAGTGAGAGCAAAAGTGACAAGCCTGGGGGGAATACGCCCGAACGAGAACAGCTTGAGCAAACCCTGGCGCTGCGCCAAGAGATTGAGGCTAATCGAGAGCAAATAGAATCACTGAATGCACGCAAACAGCAGGCGCCGATGGAGCGTAACCGTTTGCAGAAGCAATTGAATCAAGCGCGTCAGGATCGGGAGCGGGACTGGCAATCTAGATATCAGGGACTGTCACTGGAGGCGCTGGGCGAGGCGCTGGGCCAGCAATTGGATGCTCTGGAAGAGAACCAGCAAACACTGGCCAAGGTGAGTGGTGAGCTGACTCGCGCGCAGACCTTGCCTGAACGCGCCCAAAGCACGATCAGCGATAGCCTTGCGCGTACTGACGACATACGCCGACGCCTTAACCAGGAAAATGAAGCACTAGCCGACGTTGAAGAGACGCAGTTGCGCACTGAATTGATTGCATTGGAGGTTCGCATCGAGCTGCGTAACCAAGAGTTGTCTGTTGCCAGCACACTGGAAGAGCTGGCACGCCTGCGAAAGCGGATACTGGAAGCCCAAACTCAAGTGATACAAGCGAGACTGGATGCGTTGCAGTCGATGATACACGAGCGCCGGGACGAATCACTCAGCGCGGAGATCGGCAGCGATCAACTTGATCTGTCTGAGTCGTTGGCTGGCAACCCAAAGCTGAAAGCGGCGCGGTCAGCTAATGACGAGCTGCGTGAGCAACTTAAAAATACGGCCAATGATGTCAGTACTTTGATCCGAGAAGTGATTGATGCAGAGACGTTGCTGGATCGAACCCGAGCGCTATCCAGTACCGTCAATGACCAGATTCAGATGCTCGATGGCAGCTTACTGTTGTCGCGTATTCTCTATGAGCAACAGAAAAGTCTGCCTCAGTTTAAAGCCCGGGAAGGTCTAGAAAAACAAATCACCGAGGCGCGGTTAATACGGTTCGATATTAGACAAAAGCTTCAGGAGCTAGAGAGCCAGAACACTACCTTGGCCGATAACCTCGATCTTGACGAGGAGCAGCAACAGCAGTTGCGAAACGGGCTGCAACGCTTGGCAGACAACCGGGTGGATTTGCTCAACCAGCTGGATCAAGAGCTGGGCCGAAAATTGAATATCCTGGTGCGGCTCAATCTCTCTCAGGAACAGTTAAGCAAGTTGACCAACAGCTTGCATAACGCCATCTCCGAGCAGACATTTTGGATGCCCAGCACGCAACCACTGTCCTTGACTTGGTTTGTGGCGTTTCCCGGTCAAGTGGTGAAGCAAGTCGAATCAGTGCCCTGGCAACGCATGAAGGAAAATGGGATAGAGATAGTCCAAGAAAAATGGCATTGGCTGTTTTTGCCGATCATTCTAGCCAGTGGCTTGTTATTATTACGGCCGCGTTTGCACAGGCAAATAAAAGCACTCAACGGTGACATTGGCTATTTAAGACGAGACAGCCAGCGCCACACTCCCTTGGCTATTTTCTACACTGTAATACTGTGCGCTCCCGGCCCACTATTGTTGAGCCTGCTGGGCTGGGAGCTGTGGGTACAATCTGGCACCTTGAGTACGGTACTGGGCGCGGCACTGGTGAAAATTGCCTTGCTCTGGCTGGTGTTTGAATTGTGCTATCGACTGCTGGCGGGCGATGGTATCGCTCAACGTCATTTTAGTTGGAGCGTCGATAGCAATCGACAATTACGCCGACGGTTGTTGGCGGTTGGCTTGACCATGGTGCCGATGACGCTGGTGATTGCCTTTGGTCAAGAATGGCCTGCCCAATTAAGCAATGATCGTATTGGCCTGGTAACCATTGTGGCAGGGTTGGTGGTGATTGGCGTGATGCTGACGCGTGCCGTGCTTGCCTATCCGGTCCAGAATCACTCCCGTACTTTGCGTTCTGGCGCAATCTGTTTAAGCGCAGGGATTCCGCTGGTGTTGGTGGGCTTGATTGTGGTGGGTTATTACTTCACATCGGTACGTCTTTCTGGCCGGATGATCGATACCTTTTACTTCGCCTTGTTGTGGCTGTTGGTTGACGCCACTGCGGTGCGGGGTTTGGCTGTGGCAGCGCAGCGTCTGGCCTATAAGCGCGCTGTAGCAGAGCGCAAAGCAGAGCCTAAAGATACCGTTGAAGGTGTCGAGGTTGAGGAGCCTCAGCTGGACTTGCATCAAGTTAACCAGCAATCGCTGCGACTGCTGCGCTTAGGGTTGTTGGTATTGTTTGGTGTGTTGCTTTACTGGGTGTGGGCAGATGTCATTAACGCCTTTTCTTACACCAATACCATTGTGTTGTGGGAAAGCACCGAAGGCAGCGGAATCAATGCCACTACCTCTCCGATTAGTTTGGGCGACGTAATGACGGCGCTGGCGATTGGTGTCGGCACCGTTATTTTGGTTGGTAACCTGCCGGGCTTGCTGGAGGTATTGCTGTTATCGAGGCTCAGTCTTAAGCAGGGCGCTAACTACGCCATTACCACGTTGCTTTCTTATACGATTGTGGTGATTGGGGTGATCATCACCTTGGGTGCGCTGGGCTTGTCTTGGAGCAAGCTGCAGTGGTTGGTGGCGGCGCTTGGCGTGGGCCTTGGTTTTGGTCTGCAGGAAATTTTCGCTAATTTTATTTCGGGCATTATCATTCTGTTCGAGCGGCCTGTGCGCATCGGTGATGTGATCACCATTGGTGAATTGTCCGGCACCGTTAGCCGCATCCGTATTCGCGCCACTACTATTATCGATTTTGACCGCAAAGAAATTATTATTCCCAATAAAGTTTTTGTTACCGAGCGCCTGGTAAATTGGTCGCTGAGCGACACGGTAACCCGGGCAACACTCAAAGTGGGTTTTGCCTATGGCTCCGATCTACAAGATTGTCACGATGTGTTGGCTAAGGCTGCGGCAGATAACGCTCGTGTTTTACGGGATCCAGAACCGCTTATTCTCTTTATGGCTTTCGGTGCCAGCACCTTAGACCATGAGCTCCGCGTCTATATTGGCGAAATTGGCGATATTTTATTTGCTATCAATGAGCTGAACCGGGCGATTGATGCCAACGCCCGGGAGCTTGGCGTCGAAATTGCCTTTAATCAGCTCGATATCCATTTGCGCTCCACCGCCGAAGGCGTTTCTCTCAATGGCGTCACGACAGAAGCTGAAAGCCAATCTACGGCTCATTACCACGATGAGCAAAAGGCGTCATCACGCTCTGCGCCAGGCGAGGGCGATGACTAG